In one window of Solanum pennellii chromosome 2, SPENNV200 DNA:
- the LOC107011232 gene encoding CBL-interacting serine/threonine-protein kinase 12-like, giving the protein MAGIATAGDTSTSTSSNLAPTRSLSKKENQGLLLGRYEIGKLLGHGTFAKVYHARNVKTNESVAIKVIDKEKILKVGLIDHIKREISILKRVRHPNIVELYEVMATKAKIFFVMEYVKGGELFNKVAKGRLKEEVARKYFQQLISAVAFCHARGVYHRDLKPENILLDEDGNVKVSDFGLSAISEQIKQDGLFHTFCGTPAYVAPEVLGRKGYDAAKVDIWSCGVILFVLMAGYLPFHDQNIMAMYKKIYRGEFRCPRWFSPELTRFLKRLLDINPETRITVQEIMNNRWFKKGFKHVKFYIEDDKLCSINDDEYGGIDYSSDRSESESEIEIRRRSASLPRPASLNAFDIISFSRGFDLSGLFEEGGDGARFVSGAPVPKIINKLEEIAKVVSFAVRKKDCKVSMEGSKEGAKGPLTVAAEIFELTPSLRVVEVKKKGGDSLEYEEFYNRELKPGLQNLAHEVGYPVDSSYLPSDTE; this is encoded by the coding sequence ATGGCCGGCATCGCTACCGCCGGCGACACCAGCACCAGTACCAGCAGCAACCTAGCGCCGACGAGGAGTTTGAGCAAGAAGGAAAATCAGGGGCTTCTGTTGGGCAGGTATGAAATTGGGAAATTACTAGGACATGGTACTTTTGCTAAGGTGTACCATGCTAGAAATGTGAAGACGAATGAGAGCGTAGCGATTAAGGTGATTGATAAAGAGAAGATCTTGAAAGTGGGTCTTATTGATCACATAAAACGTGAGATCTCAATTCTCAAGAGAGTTAGGCATCCAAATATAGTTGAATTATACGAAGTTATGGCTACCAAAGCCAAAATCTTCTTTGTCATGGAGTATGTCAAAGGCGGTGAGCTCTTCAATAAGGTTGCCAAAGGCAGGCTTAAGGAAGAAGTTGCTCGGAAATATTTCCAGCAGTTAATCTCTGCTGTCGCTTTTTGTCATGCTCGGGGTGTTTACCATAGGGACCTAAAGCCAGAAAATATACTGTTAGATGAAGATGGGAATGTCAAAGTTTCTGATTTTGGCCTTAGTGCCATTTCAGAGCAGATAAAGCAGGATGGGCTCTTCCATACTTTCTGTGGTACCCCGGCTTATGTGGCGCCGGAGGTGTTAGGAAGAAAGGGTTATGATGCAGCCAAAGTTGACATTTGGTCATGTGGGGTGATACTCTTTGTGCTAATGGCAGGGTATTTACCATTTCATGATCAGAATATTATGGCTATGTACAAGAAGATTTATAGGGGTGAATTTAGATGTCCCAGGTGGTTTTCACCTGAATTAACTCGGTTTCTAAAGCGCCTTCTTGATATTAATCCCGAAACCAGGATTACTGTTCAGGAGATTATGAATAATAGGTGGTTCAAGAAGGGTTTTAAACatgttaaattttatattgagGATGATAAGTTGTGTAGTATAAATGATGATGAGTATGGTGGGATTGATTATTCGTCTGATAGATCAGAGTCTGAGTCTGAAATAGAGATCAGAAGGAGGTCAGCTAGTTTACCTAGGCCAGCTAGCTTGAATGCATTtgatattatttcattttcccGTGGCTTTGATTTGTCCGGTTTGTTTGAGGAGGGAGGAGATGGGGCAAGGTTTGTATCTGGGGCTCCTGTGCCCAAGATCATAAATAAGTTGGAGGAAATTGCTAAAGTTGTGAGCTTTGCAGTAAGGAAGAAGGATTGTAAAGTGAGTATGGAGGGGTCTAAGGAAGGTGCAAAGGGGCCGTTGACAGTTGCAGCTGAGATATTTGAGTTGACACCATCCTTGAGAGTTGTTGAAGTGAAGAAGAAAGGAGGAGATAGCTTGGAGTATGAGGAGTTTTACAACAGGGAATTGAAGCCAGGATTACAGAATTTAGCACATGAAGTTGGATACCCTGTTGATTCATCATATTTGCCATCAGATACTGAATAA